TAGATGCAATAAGTTTGTGCTTTGATACAGTTTCCAAActagaaaatcaaaataaaatatcgTTTGTAAGGaattattttacaatacattCAAAAACGCAATTTGATAGCCTAAAAATCAAATCATAAAGCAAATCCTTTACACGTGTGAATAAACATTATCAGTATGCACAAATTTCACACAAACAGCATCATTATACAGAAAATCAGTATTGAAACCTGAGGCAGAAACGTAATGGATCACTGTGATCCCAACCGAAATAAACGTAAAACTCAtgtaaaaacaagaaaacaaaagcATGATAACAACTTGTATAAATCTTTTTGAGACACTTGGTGTCAAATGCAGAGAAAACATTTTAGCTCAAAACTGGCCTAAACCTCTACGGTGGTGGTGGCAGCAGGGCCGTTGGTGGGGCCCTCCGTTGTGGTTTTCTCGCCGTCTCCCTCTGCTGGTGATGGCGCGGCAGTGCTGTTCTCCGTGGCAGCGCTGTTCTCCGTGGCTTCCTGTTCGCTGCTCTCCGTGGCTTTGCTGTCTTCCGCCTCCTTCTGGTCAGCACCGGTAGTGCTGTTGGCCTTGGTGAGGAGCGCCGTCGTTTCGTTGATGACCTGTGCGCTGTCGGTTGCAGTTGGTGTCTTAATGGCACCGTTCTGCACCGGGAAGGCGCCCTCTATAGCCGTGTAGAGGAACTGATACTGCTCCTGTGGAGAGTTTAGAACTACTTGAGCATTTGGTCTGTTAATTGATCATTTAAGAACTTTTATGTGATGTACATTTGCATACTACATTTAATTTTGGGTTGAAACCTCTTTTAGTACAACATTTCACAATTTCACATTGAATCAGCAAAGGCTAAAATATGAACTTGTGATACAAGATAACTCAGGGTCACTACAATAAcaattttcagtgtgaaaacTAAATTTTATAGTGATTTTTGAAACATATCGGTATTTTAAGAAagtccactccagttttagagtaaaaataaaaaggtaattttttatttttattgatgaAAAAGtctcaattgtgagaaataaagttgaaaatgtgagataaagtcattcttctattgttattatttacaaGTCAAGAACTTACAAATGTTTCCACCATTCCCTGCCTAAACTTGCGCAAGTTTTTGATCTCTTGGAAGACATCCACCAACTTTTCCGTCAATGCGCTGTCCATAAGATTCCATAAGGCACAGAAGATTCCAGTGCGTGACGATccattgctgaaaaaaaaattaaggaaatttaaaaatgcatcaatccatccatctggGAAAGAAACGTCTCTGGTATTGGGACTTACTTGCAGTGCACCACTATAGGGATGCTCCGGTTCATTTTGCTGTTGTCATAATTTCCGTTCTCTCTGATGCTCTTCATCATCTCTATTAACTCCTGAGCGTTCTCAGGAAGTTCAGTGCCTCTCCATTTCAGAAACTGGTACTGATCCACCTTCAAGATGTCTTTCTTCTATTACAGGATTCAAGACGGATCAGTTACTTCATATGTGTCAGAAAACATGTCTGCAGTTAATGAGGACAGATCTTCATGCTGAGGACAAGGACTCTGGTTACCTTTGTGGACTGTATTTCCAGGTGCCGTCTGACGTATGCTGGGAAGCTTTCTGTCTTTTTCACCTCTATTTCCATATCTCCGAACACTTTCTTTTCATCTCCCCAGTACTGAGAACaataatcctggaaaaaaaatacagatatGGCCTGAAAAACTGGACagagatctatctatctatctatctatctatctatctatctatctatctatctatctatctatctatctatctatctatctatctatctatccgtatgtctatctatctatccatacgtctatctatctatctatctatctatctatctatctatctatctatccctacgtctgtctgtctgtctgtctatctgtctatctatctatctatctatctatctatctatctatctatctatctatctatctatctatctatccgtacgTCTATCTATCCGTATGTTTgtcggtctatctatctatctatctatctatctatctatctatctatctatctatccgtacgtctatctatctatctatctatctatctatctatctatctatctatctatctatctatccgtacgtctatctatctatccgtatGTTTgtcggtctatctatctatctatctatctatctatctatctatctatctatctatctatctatctatctatctatctatccgtacgtctatctatctatctatctatctatctatctatctatctatctatccgtacgtctgtctgtctgtctatctatctatctatctatctatctatctatccgtatGTTTgtcggtctatctatctatctatctatctatccgtacgtctgtctgtctgtctatctatctatctatctatctatctatctatctatccatccatccatccatctaatcTATccgtatgtctatctatctatccgtacATCTATCCgtacatctatctatctatctatctatctatccgtacgtctgtctgtctgtctgtctatctatctatctatctatctatctatctatctatctatctatctatctatctatctatccgtacgtctatctatctatctatccgtacgtctatctatctatccgtatGTTTgtcggtctatctatctatctatccgtacgtctatctatctatctatctatctatctatctatctatctatccgtacatccatctatctatctatctatctatccgtatGTTTgtcggtctatctatctatctatctatctatctatctatctatctatctatctatctatctatctatctatctatctatctatccgtacgtctgtctgtctgtctgtctgtctgtctgtctgtctatctatctatctatctatctatctatctatctatccgtatGTTTgtcggtctatctatctatctatctatctatctatctatctatctatctatctatccgtacgtctgtctgtctgtctgtctgtctgtctatctatctatctatctatccgtatGTTTgtcggtctatctatctatctatctatctatctatctatctatctatctatctatctatctatccgtacgtctgtctgtctgtctgtctgtctatctatctatctatctatctatccgtacgTCTATCTATCAgtacgtctgtctgtctgtctatctatctatctatctatctatctatctatctatctatctatccgtatGTTTgtcggtctatctatctatctatccgtacgtctatctatctatctatctatctatctatctatctatctatccgtacgtctatctatctatctatctatctaatctatctatccgtacgtctgtctgtctgtctgtctgtctgtctatctatctatctatctatctatctatctatctatctatctatccgtacgtctatctatctatctatctatctatctaaccgtacgtctgtctatctatctaaccgtacgtctatctatctatctatctatccatctaatctatctatccgtacgtccatctatctatctatctatctatctatctatctatctatctatctatctatctatctatctatctatctatctatccatctaatctatctatccgtacgtctgtctgtctgtctgtctgtctatctatctatctatctatctatccgtacctctatctatctatctatctatctatctatctatctatctatctatctatctgtctatctatctgtctatctatctgtctatctatctatctatctatctatctatctatctatctatctatctatccgtctatccgtctgtctgtctatctatctatctatctatctatctatctatctatctatctatctatctatctatctatctatccgtacgtctgtctgtctgtctgtctgtctatctatctatctatctatctatccgtacgTCTATCTATCAgtacgtctgtctgtctgtctatctatctatctatctatctatctatctatccgtatGTTTgtcggtctatctatctatctatctatccgtacgtctatctatctatctatctatctatctatctatctatctatctatctatctatctatctatctatctatctatctatccgtacgtctatctatctatctatctatctatctaatctatctatccgtacgtctgtctgtctgtctgtctgtctatctatctatctatctatctatctatctatccgtacgtctatctatctatctatctatctaaccgtacgtctgtctatctatctaaccgtacgtctatctatctatctatctatctatctatctatccatctaatctatctatccgtacgtccatctatctatctatctatctatctatctatctatctatctatctatctatctatctatccgtacctctatctatctatctatctatctatctatctatctatctatctatctatctatctatctatctatctatctatctatctgtctatctatctgtctatctatctgtctatctatctatctatctatctatctatctatctatctatctatctatccatctaatctatctatccgtctatccgtctgtctgtctgtctatctatctatctatctatctatctatctatctatctatctatctatctatccatctatctatctatctatccatccatccatccatccatgtattGTAGTCGGTCATACCTTGCCGTCCTCTTGGCAGTCGGTGAGCATGACCAGAGTTTTAGATTGTTGCTGATACAGCATGAGCAGGAACTCCTCCGTTGTGTTTGGTAAAGGCCCCTGTGCAGCGATCAGACTCTTATGACACCAGTAGCCCTGTGGGAAAGTAGTAACAAGCATATTGGGTTGAGATTAACATATTATTGTCACTCACTTAGAAATCAACTAATAGGTATATGAGCTGGTATTCCCTTTTCTCATTTTAATTGTGTATAACTAAATCACACATACAaaagaatgaaataaaaaaagctttaacatttttatcACAGCACATTTTTTACTTCCATTGTAATTagtgtaattaaaatgaatgatatATTAGATAATATAAAATCAAGGGAATCAAGTTTTGTACATCAATAAATGAAGCGTTGATGTATTCATTAGATTCTTCTTCCTCGTCTGATGAATACTCGTCCTCATCCTCAGGGTCACTGGTCTGGTTGCCCTCAATTTCAAGTCTAAACAGGACTCGATTAAAGTCATCTGCAACAGAAATATTTGCTGGTTACTCTGTTTGttgttaatttataattaataaataatgtggTCTATATGACATATAGTACTGTAACATGAATATGAAACTAGGATCTGCAGATCAATAAAGTTGGTGTTGATCACTCACATGGGATATGAGACGAGTAGCGGTTTTTCTTCTTGTTGTCCTCGCTGCCTCCTGTGTTAAATGTTCTCCAGTTTTTAAATTTGGGGAGTTTCTTTATAAAAACAACAAGGAAACATGCTGCTTTAATAATCAAATACACTTCTGTGTCCAGGTGACAATCATAGGAGGAGGACAAACCTGGAACTCCATTTCAAGCAAACTGGGGTCACTTCCATCTTTCTGCCTGAGGGTGTTGAGCGCCGAGTGGAATTCAGACAGTGGGACCTCCGTCTCTCCAAACTGGTTGTGCTCTATCAGAGCGGTGTGGATCAGTATGTACTGGGGCTGACACAatcaacaacacacacacacttaaatttaaataaaccaaatataaaataaaggttgttacaaaaaaaagttttttccgATTTTGTCAACAAAACAATGCAATTTTGCCAGACTTAAAAGGTTAgatcaccccaaaatgaaaacattgccattaattactcaccatcattttgttccaaacatgtaagacttgtgttcatcttcaaaactcaAATGAATaacttttaatgaaatctgagtgctttctgtccctccatagacagctactgTACGCAACTGACagtttgacgcttcaaaaagttcataaagagatcaaatccatatgaattcaCTGGTTTACtcaattttctgaagagacatgatctcTTTGTATGATGAACAGAATGAATGAAGGTTTTTActcatataaacattcattaattaacacatcagttatggtaaacagaagctcaagcatgttcgcttgacgtgtgagaaccaatgaggttcattctcgtgtgttacgcagcacgtttgagcttctgtttatgttcacttatcaatgtttatatgtgaataaaagcctacatTTAATCTGCTCATCATATAAAaagattgtgtctcttcagaaattttggactaaaccgctcaattcatatggattagttttacaatctcttaatgaactttttgaagcgtcaaagtggtagttgtgtagctgttTATAGAGGAACAGAAATAGCTCAgatgtcattaaaatattttcatttgtgttctgaagatgaacaaaagtcttacaggtttcatttaaaatatatttttaggatttataatacaaattacactttttatttagcatttaaaggcacaatatctAATTTtctgccactagaggtcgcttattcaaaaaaaaaaaaaaaatcatgggaGCTGTTATCTTCAGACGGTGGAAAAGATTCCAACGAGACTGACAAAAAATCATATTCACGGAtaagctaatgtattaaagatttattaacattattactGTAGTCTGAAGCAGGCTGTGGCTGAAAGGCGTTGGAGGGGAATGCAGCCGCTGGAGCcattgttaatgagagacacGAGCGACACCAACTCGAaagcagtggagcttttattatgccatgTATGTGGAGTAACACAGCgcttttttaaatcacaattagatacatttgtgttttgaaagttgttataatgctactctgtgatAATACCCTGTGAtaatgttataatgctactgtacaatatttaaacaataagtcTTACTGTGTTAAGCTATAAAACAATGATTAGCTTTCTGTCAAtgaaacagttgctcacctgtctaataaaacacataattatattatatagtgtctttggtgtttcaatgctttctacaaaataaaaccggaaatcgagggtaaatCGAGGGTTACAATCGCTTATTTctttggatttaaacattcttggaaacatgtgggataatgtaagtacacaagtcaacaaaatatatcactgttctagtggtttttagatattttaatccaacaatcttacatattgtgtctttgtatgtatatatgtacagtacagtccaaaagtttggaaccactaagatttttaatgtctttaaaagaagtttcgtctgctcaccaaggctacatttatttaattaaaaatacagtaaaaacagtaatattgtgaaatattattacaatttaaaataactgttttctatttgaatatatttcacaaagtaatttattcctgtgatggcaaagctgaattttcagcatcattactccagtcttcagtgtcacatgatccttcagaaatcattctaatatgctgatttgctgctcaagaaacatttaatgtgtacaattgtacaaaatatttatgtacaatatatatttttttaggattatttgatgaatagaaagttcaaaagaacagtgtttatctgaaatctaatcttttgtaacattataaatgtctttactgacacttttgattgatttaatgcatccttgctgaataaaagtattcatttctttaatttcttttcaaaaaaataaaaataaaaattcttactgaccccaaacttttgaacggtagtgtataatgctacagaagctttgtatttcagataaatgctgttcttttgaactattcatcaaggaatcctgaaaaaaaaagtacacaactgttttcaacattgaaaataatcataaatgtttattgagcagcaaatcagcatattagaatgatttctgaaggatcatgtgacactgaagactggagtaacgatgctgaaaattcagctttgcatcacaggaataaattactttgtcaaatatatttaaatagtacacagttattttaaattgtaataatatttcacaatattactgttttttactgtatttttaattaaataaatgtagccttggtgagcagacgaaacttcttttaaaaacattaaaaatcttagtggttccaaacttttggactgtactgtatatatatatatatatattagtcaaaccaaaatgtattcagacaccttgaacatttcattcattaactcactaaagcaaaacatggtcaggtcaaagtgtctgaataatttttggttccaaatttttatcaattttactggtagcccactgtatgaagaatttttgggtataatatgtcacaatttactttatttttctgtcctcatttacataaatgaactatagtatatatatatatatatatatatatatatatatatatatatatatatatatatatatatatatatatatatatatatatatatatattattattttttttttaataacacttTTTCCCCCTGCTGTCTCACTCACCTCAACCTGAACCATGAGGCAACGCTGGCGACGTAGTTTCGCTACAAATCCATAGATGTCCACTCTGCCCTCCGCCTCGAGACTTTCAATCATTGCGTCAATGCCAATGTAGGTTCCTGTGCGGCCGACGCCTGCACTATAGACGATATGCCAACATTCACATTAAGATTCATCAACTCCAAATGACTTTCTGACAGGTAGTAATCACTATGGTCCTGCGTTACCTGCAGTGGACCACGACCGGACCGCTGAAGAAGTTCTTGAAGGAGTTGACTCTTCTCCTGAGCTTCAGAAGCAGGCTGGGGTCTTGAGGCACTCCGTGGTCAGGCCAGCTGATGAACTGGATATGAGTGACCTCTCTTTCTGGGGCTTTCTCTCGCTTCTGTAACACATACACAGACACTCAGTAAGTTAAAACTGTCTAAATAAAGCACCTAAGAATGACCGGACCGCACACACTTACATTGGCCAGGACCAGATAGCGAATGATATAATCAGGGCAGTGTTCCTCAGCTCGAATTTTCACAACAAAATCTTCGAAAATCTCAGTCTCTCTGTCCAGAGATGGCCAATACTGAGCGCATTTGAtctgaaaagacaaaaaaaaaaagcagcagtCAGTGGAAATAATTCACATTCAAAGTCTTTATGATGATGAAAAAAACTATATCAATAAGAAATAAACTGAGACTGCAGCAaagattgttattgttaacaaaaAGTTAAAACCAAAACTACTAATACTTCTTTTTGGTAACTAAAATAAAGctttgggggaaaaaagaaaaaaataaaataaaattatatatatatatataaatcacacAACCACTTACCTTGTTTCCTTCCTCACAACGGGTGACCATGACAATAATGGATGACTTTTGCTCCCAAACCATTCGCCAGAAATCATCAATAGTCTCATCTTTTGGTCCTGGAAAATCCGTCCAACAACAATTGAAATGTAGCTATTATTTAAACTTTAATAATCTTAATTGTTGCCATAAACAATTTCCCTGCATTTTATGTTTGCCAAGCAACAGTAACATTGAATATGGGGTCAAACTGTGCGTTCATTGGCCACTTTGAATTTTCCTCAGCCAATCACAATTTAGAATGATAAATATCCGTTTAATAAGAGGATTTATACCTTGGGCTGCAATGTATTTCTTCGGCTCTTGATATCCCTGTATGGgaagaaaaacaatgatataaattataaagtcagaaattgTGAAAGTGATTCTTGTGCTTTGAAATATGTGTTTATGTGACCGCACCTCGATGAAGCTGGCATTGATGTATTCACGTTCACCTCCAGTTGTGAGAGGAACACGATTATAGTCATCTACGAATTCAAGCATAAAACAATACATTCTTAGATCGAAATATGAAAACTACTCAAGGAATTGAGGGTAAATGGATGTCTTTATAAATACTGGAGTGATATTTACAGGGCAGAATGTCAACGTAGCGGTTCTTGGACTGGTTTTCTTGTTTCTTCGCCTCTTTGATGGTGTAATTGGAGAAAATTCGGGGAATGCTCTGAGGAGAAGCAGAATCTGAATGCATTTCTCATTACATTTAAACAGTGGAAGCAGACACTACAGATTTATCGTTTAGAGAATCACCTGAAACTCATCCATAAACAGACGGCTCTCATCAGCAATCTTGGTCTTGTAAGCTTCTATTAAATTGTCTGCGTAGATGGGCTCAACTGGGCGCAGGGGTTCTAGGAGAGGAGATGGAAAACCAAAGGGTTCTTCTCAAATTAATTTACTTTCAAAATACACTGAAATGACTTTGATAGGAGCTAATTACATACGTGTAAGAAGAAtctcttcatcttcatcattcCTGTGGTGAGAAGTCCCATCAGAAACagattaatatttatgttagtGTTGATACCATCATGATTTTATATTAATCGAAAATGATACATTAGACAACTGACCGTTTTCTTTTGAGCAGGAAAATTTTGTACAGCACAAAAAGGAGGGCAAGTGACGTCATAATGATGAGGAAAGCCAAGAATCCAATGACACCCTTATCATTATCTGAGAAAGGAACACATCACTTCAGATATTGGCCTGTTATTCTGCTCTATAactatatttataacattttattattgtaaacaaatcaatactttttatgttttaattttatttgataacatttctaaatatgcaaataatatTATAGGTATGTTAGAGTAAGAAAAGGTTGTTCTTACACCTAGTGGATCTGGTAATTGTAACACTGGACTCATTAAGGTTACCATTCATGGCttttatctgaatttaattgaatgaataaatgaattattaaatgtgaaacacaaattaaaacattattaattcCATTCAGGctacagcaaaaaaaaataataataaaaatacctCAAAAGTATATTCTGTGAGGTAGTAAAGATTGTCAAATTTAAATGAACAGTGCGTCTTATTTTTAACTTCttgtgaatttttatttatggCTATATAATTTCCGGGAAGTCCATTCCATTCGTCTTTCTTCAAGTTCTTGCAGCTAACAGtgaaagaattgtgagatgtttCCGATACTTTCACATCATTCTGTGTAAAACTGGGCtctattaaaacagaaaaaaaacaaaaacagtttatATGTGATTTTATACTGATAATTTGATAAGATGTCTTTATTTCCTATTAGATCATAATCTCAATGACATTTCTGCAGTTATGGATTTAAAAATTGCCCATTACTGCACTTCCAGAAAATCCAGTAATCTGTTGAACTACAAGATAAAAACTCAAAGCAGTcataaaactacaaaataaacaataattggAATCATTAGTGAAATATGCAGTAAGCACTGATAGTAAAAAATAATAGTAGAAGGacagtatatataaaatttcCTTCATTATGGTCCAAAATGGGGACAAAATATCTAATGTAATCACTGTTTGTGAAGACTAACAAAAAAAGAAGTCTTTAACATAACAGATCATAGTCTGTCATATTTTGTGACTTTTGGTCATTTGTTTTGGCCTCACACTTTCCAACATTATGCAGGTCGTAAACATATAGATTGTAAGTTTCTTTACATACAAATGTACAGAAGttcaaattatgaaataattatttaaaaattacacttaCTGTGAGGAAGTGTTCTTATGGAATGAGAGATGCTATAAAAAAAGTCATCACTGATATTGGAATTGGCCAAAATATTGCATGTGTAGTTGGTAAATGCATGTAACTCATCATTCCTGCAGACTTTAGTGGGTTTGGATGTGTCACATCTTAGTTCTGAAAAGACAAGTGGTAGACATGTACACTGTCAAGTTTACTGAATGAAAAATGCATGAAAGTCCTCAGAATATTTAAAGGCAAAATAGACAAAATAGCAGCATTTatatttggaacgacatgagtgttAGTAAATAGTTATAggatttttatttgtgtatgactaatcctttaactggaTTTATGCAAACAGCTGATCATTTCAAAATCTGATTTCAGTGATACTGAattagggaaaaaaaagagcTCTTACTTTTTCCATGGTCGTAACTGTTTGTACAATTGCCTGAAAAATGGAAGTGAATGCCTGAGCAATTATTTCCAGGGGATAGCTTCCATTCAATCTCAATTAAGTTGTTGTTCAATGAAAGTACTTTAGTTTTATTTGTAAAATCTGTAAAAGAGAAAACAGAATTCAGGATCAAAGCAAAACATAAAGCATGAGACAGAAACACATGTAGCTGGGTGTTTTTGGGcactttatgttttatttaactaccagattttgtatttttctttatgTTATTTGAAGGTCACAATTAAATGGTCTATTTTTTCATGCCTTCAGCCTTTATTTTCAAATGCCTTTTAAGTATAATTTCCATCACAGAATACTATTAAAACAATTTGAAAGGTGGTGAATGATCACAACCTtcagaaaaatacaaaaatataaaagtttatAAAATAACAGGATTCTCCTTTATGCATGTACTGTTTGGAATTGTTTGTcaacatataaaataaactaGAAAACTAGTGTTTCATAAGTCCACAGGGCCCATAGTTGAAGAAGCAGCttcataaataaaagtattacagCAACTACAGTATAATCTAATTTTGCAATTCATGgcattattgtaaaatatttgcaGGAGCGGGGAGTCATATAAGTCAGAAACTCACCACAACTGATGTTAATTTGTTTTGGATTGCTTTCAATGAACGTATTGTTAGATTCGTATTGTCCAGTGCAGCTGTACATTTCGGAAGGCACCAAAAAGACTTTCTTATTCAAGTGATGTGTTTCTGTCTTTGAATTTTTATCTGAAAAAGTAGAAAGAGAAAACTCAATCTTCTGCAGTATTAGTGTTTATGCATCAGTGtgaatgatttaaaaatgacataattcaTTTGGAAAAGACATTTAACATAAACATTATCCTTACTTACCAGTGCAATTGACCTTAAATTTGCTATCATCACATTGATCTGGTTTGTTACTCCACTTAAACATAGTGGGGATAGTATGACTGAAGGTTATTTCAGgtttgactaaaaaaaaaaaaaaaagaaaagaaaagaaaagaaagaagcagCACACAttcttaattaatattttattagtgtAAATTATGTCACTACAAACTTTCTAttaaaattgtgacttttttttccccatgtaAGACAAAAGGAGTTATCGCAATGTAAATATGTGtacaatataaacataaaataatcataattatcaaataaacaaaataaatacatataattgtATAGAAATTAACTGTAACACATACCATTGGAAACTAAAAAACTGATT
This genomic stretch from Megalobrama amblycephala isolate DHTTF-2021 linkage group LG2, ASM1881202v1, whole genome shotgun sequence harbors:
- the ptprc gene encoding receptor-type tyrosine-protein phosphatase C isoform X6, with translation MARFFALGPLVLVLCLVLCSAKDNQSISSTLISTSNPPAPATEESTRNNNVTQSTSTLISTSNPPAPATEGTSSTLKPTLTVLPSLTPSQQHDTGTSSTLKQTLTVLPSLTPSQQHNTGSSSTLKPTLTVLPSLTPSQQHDTGASSTLKMDLTSVLPSLTPSQQHDTGTSSTLKQTLTVLPSLTPSQQHNTGTSSTLKQTLTVLPSLTPSQQHNTGTSSTLKQTLTVLPSLTPSQQHNTGTSSTLKQTLTVLPSLTPSQQHNTGTSSTLKQTLTVLPSLTPSQQHNTGTSSTLKQTLTVLPSLTPSQQHNTEKSTESNNCTSTSPSRTSSQQHPTKTTAGTEATSSPNTNITLLTSTQSISTSPALTTSMGTTKNCEYTVTRTEKEAIVHVWNVNVSDSNNQTYTIRLMDQDTTVFNQKGSSPFKILLTSLKPCTNYTVEVDDCQLKDEPINFQVDKSTRHSAKIEDEKVCFTDDRWNLTKCFTISNETSCKDMPIPFNLDTCTYTMDVHMPPVKPEITFSHTIPTMFKWSNKPDQCDDSKFKVNCTDKNSKTETHHLNKKVFLVPSEMYSCTGQYESNNTFIESNPKQINISCDFTNKTKVLSLNNNLIEIEWKLSPGNNCSGIHFHFSGNCTNSYDHGKKLRCDTSKPTKVCRNDELHAFTNYTCNILANSNISDDFFYSISHSIRTLPHKPSFTQNDVKVSETSHNSFTVSCKNLKKDEWNGLPGNYIAINKNSQEVKNKTHCSFKFDNLYYLTEYTFEIKAMNGNLNESSVTITRSTRYNDKGVIGFLAFLIIMTSLALLFVLYKIFLLKRKRNDEDEEILLTQPFGFPSPLLEPLRPVEPIYADNLIEAYKTKIADESRLFMDEFQSIPRIFSNYTIKEAKKQENQSKNRYVDILPYDYNRVPLTTGGEREYINASFIEGYQEPKKYIAAQGPKDETIDDFWRMVWEQKSSIIVMVTRCEEGNKIKCAQYWPSLDRETEIFEDFVVKIRAEEHCPDYIIRYLVLANKREKAPEREVTHIQFISWPDHGVPQDPSLLLKLRRRVNSFKNFFSGPVVVHCSAGVGRTGTYIGIDAMIESLEAEGRVDIYGFVAKLRRQRCLMVQVEPQYILIHTALIEHNQFGETEVPLSEFHSALNTLRQKDGSDPSLLEMEFQKLPKFKNWRTFNTGGSEDNKKKNRYSSHIPYDFNRVLFRLEIEGNQTSDPEDEDEYSSDEEEESNEYINASFIDGYWCHKSLIAAQGPLPNTTEEFLLMLYQQQSKTLVMLTDCQEDGKDYCSQYWGDEKKVFGDMEIEVKKTESFPAYVRRHLEIQSTKKKDILKVDQYQFLKWRGTELPENAQELIEMMKSIRENGNYDNSKMNRSIPIVVHCNNGSSRTGIFCALWNLMDSALTEKLVDVFQEIKNLRKFRQGMVETFEQYQFLYTAIEGAFPVQNGAIKTPTATDSAQVINETTALLTKANSTTGADQKEAEDSKATESSEQEATENSAATENSTAAPSPAEGDGEKTTTEGPTNGPAATTTVEV